Proteins from a single region of Murdochiella vaginalis:
- a CDS encoding PhoH family protein, whose translation MKKLLWTDNEHSAKDWAALFGELNAHAKAIENTFGIKMKLADNALQLSGEEYEMEAAQAVMEQMFAVIARQGYISSEELAYLLQMQKEHEDVPVEKLLTDIITTTAQGKPIRAKTIGQKQYVDAIAHNGFTFGIGPAGTGKTYLAVAMAIKAFKNNDVQRIILTRPAVEAGESLGFLPGDLQEKIDPYLRPLYDSLYEILGADAYLKLKERGQIEVAPLAYMRGRTLDNSFIILDEAQNTTSAQMKMFLTRMGYGSQAVITGDVTQVDLPQGKTSGLKTIQRILQHVDGVAFCMFHHADVVRHPLVQRVIEAFERYEDAQENGKSHASPHAGESRNNRSEASAEKTDAKRRNA comes from the coding sequence ATGAAAAAATTGCTATGGACGGACAATGAACACTCTGCCAAGGACTGGGCAGCTCTTTTCGGTGAATTGAATGCCCACGCGAAGGCGATAGAGAATACCTTCGGCATTAAGATGAAGCTGGCCGATAACGCTCTGCAGCTCAGCGGAGAAGAATATGAAATGGAAGCGGCGCAGGCGGTCATGGAGCAGATGTTCGCAGTGATCGCCAGACAAGGTTACATCTCTTCCGAAGAGCTTGCCTATCTTCTGCAGATGCAGAAAGAACATGAAGATGTGCCGGTGGAAAAACTGCTGACCGACATTATTACGACAACAGCCCAGGGAAAACCCATTCGTGCGAAAACCATCGGACAAAAACAATATGTGGATGCGATTGCGCATAACGGTTTCACTTTCGGGATCGGTCCTGCCGGCACGGGAAAAACGTATTTGGCCGTTGCGATGGCCATCAAGGCATTTAAAAACAATGATGTCCAGCGCATCATCCTTACGCGCCCGGCGGTGGAAGCCGGCGAAAGTCTGGGCTTTTTGCCCGGCGATTTGCAGGAAAAAATCGATCCCTATCTTCGTCCGCTTTACGACTCGCTGTATGAAATTTTAGGCGCAGATGCGTATCTCAAGCTCAAGGAGCGCGGACAGATCGAGGTAGCTCCTCTTGCCTACATGCGTGGGCGCACGCTGGACAATTCCTTTATCATTCTGGATGAAGCGCAGAACACGACCAGCGCCCAGATGAAGATGTTTTTGACGCGCATGGGCTACGGCTCGCAGGCGGTCATCACAGGAGATGTCACGCAGGTGGATCTTCCCCAGGGAAAAACCTCCGGCTTGAAAACCATTCAGCGCATCTTGCAACACGTGGACGGTGTGGCGTTTTGCATGTTTCATCATGCCGACGTCGTGCGCCATCCGCTTGTACAGCGCGTGATTGAAGCGTTTGAACGCTATGAAGATGCGCAGGAAAATGGAAAATCACATGCATCGCCCCACGCAGGGGAAAGTCGGAACAACCGCAGCGAAGCGTCTGCAGAGAAAACGGATGCGAAGAGGAGAAACGCATGA
- the glyQ gene encoding glycine--tRNA ligase subunit alpha — MNLQEMLSTLTAYWSQQGCTVLEPYDTEKGAGTMNPNTFLRALGPEPWKVVYVEPSRRPADGRYGENPNRLYQHHQLQIILKPSPDNIQDLYLDSLKTIGIDPLQHDIRFVEDNWESPTLGAWGVGWEVWLDGMEITQFTYFQQVGGVTLNPEAGEITMGLERIAMYIQGVDNVFDLQWNEHLRYGDIFHQQEYENSKYSFETADVAMLHTLFDLYEKESQRQIEEKLVFPAYDYALKCSHTFNLLDARGAIAVSERSHYIARVRDLARAVAKCYLEKREEMGFPLLHAEANEVDAQRPLQNAAEEEEKRA, encoded by the coding sequence ATGAATTTACAGGAAATGCTATCCACTCTGACGGCCTATTGGTCGCAGCAGGGATGCACCGTTTTGGAACCTTACGATACGGAAAAAGGGGCCGGAACCATGAATCCGAATACCTTTTTACGCGCCCTCGGTCCCGAGCCGTGGAAGGTTGTCTATGTGGAGCCGTCACGCCGTCCGGCCGACGGACGTTATGGCGAGAATCCGAATCGCCTGTATCAGCATCACCAACTGCAGATTATTCTGAAGCCCTCCCCGGACAATATTCAGGATCTGTATTTGGACAGCTTAAAAACTATCGGGATCGACCCGCTGCAGCATGACATCCGCTTTGTCGAGGACAACTGGGAATCCCCGACGCTCGGTGCGTGGGGCGTGGGCTGGGAAGTATGGCTCGACGGCATGGAAATCACGCAATTTACCTATTTTCAGCAGGTGGGCGGCGTGACACTGAACCCGGAAGCGGGGGAAATCACCATGGGTCTCGAACGCATTGCCATGTATATTCAAGGGGTGGACAACGTCTTTGATCTGCAGTGGAATGAACACTTGCGCTATGGTGATATTTTCCATCAGCAGGAATACGAAAACTCCAAATATTCCTTTGAAACGGCGGATGTCGCCATGCTGCATACGCTCTTTGATCTGTACGAAAAGGAATCGCAACGACAGATCGAGGAAAAGCTGGTATTCCCGGCGTATGATTATGCGCTGAAATGCTCGCATACCTTCAATCTTTTGGATGCGCGCGGCGCCATCGCCGTTTCCGAACGCAGTCACTATATTGCCCGCGTGCGTGATCTGGCGCGCGCTGTGGCCAAATGTTATCTGGAAAAACGCGAAGAGATGGGATTTCCGCTATTGCATGCCGAGGCGAACGAAGTGGATGCACAGCGCCCCTTGCAGAACGCGGCAGAGGAAGAGGAGAAGCGGGCATGA
- the era gene encoding GTPase Era, with protein sequence MNLLVDNRDETLVWDETKAKPLENALQVALHTQHVQDDVEISLSFVTGEEIRELNAQYRGKDSETDVLSFPVYEAEQIPMLRKEGNLDVLGDIVINMERVRAQAEEFGHSEERETVYLAVHSLLHLLGYDHEEEADKRRMRHEEKRIMRALGFLQPFHSGYVAVIGRPNVGKSTLINRLLGEKLSIISNKPQTTRHKLQFILTDDRMQAIFLDTPGVQIPKNALGETMLKLSREALDGVDLCLFVTDVSSRIGPLDRQILERLKTLDTLPLVLLLNKTDLSPAETVEAEKRRYEELDLFRAVLPISAKEQTDMDELLDLIYRLLPEGPQYFPDDMVTDRSERFIITEIIREKCLYHMQEEIPHGIHVGMDAMKKRPDRELYDIYATIYCEKPSHKGMVIGKGGTKLGRIGREARKDIEALLDCPVNLKLWVKVDKNWRKNKQKVDRLGFD encoded by the coding sequence ATGAATCTGCTCGTGGACAATCGAGATGAGACCCTCGTTTGGGACGAAACCAAGGCAAAGCCGCTGGAAAACGCCTTGCAGGTTGCCTTACATACGCAACATGTGCAGGACGACGTGGAAATTTCGCTTTCGTTCGTCACCGGGGAAGAAATTCGTGAGCTCAATGCGCAGTATCGCGGGAAAGACAGCGAGACGGATGTGCTGAGTTTTCCCGTCTATGAAGCGGAGCAAATTCCCATGCTCCGCAAGGAAGGAAACCTCGATGTTCTGGGCGACATTGTCATCAACATGGAACGGGTTCGGGCGCAGGCGGAAGAATTCGGCCACAGCGAAGAGCGTGAAACCGTCTATTTGGCGGTACATTCGCTGCTGCATTTGTTAGGCTATGATCACGAAGAAGAAGCCGATAAACGCCGGATGCGTCACGAAGAAAAACGAATTATGCGCGCACTCGGTTTTTTACAGCCCTTTCATTCCGGCTATGTAGCGGTGATCGGGCGTCCGAATGTCGGAAAATCGACGCTCATCAACCGCTTGTTGGGAGAAAAACTTTCCATCATTTCCAACAAGCCACAAACCACGCGACATAAATTACAGTTCATCTTGACCGATGATCGCATGCAGGCCATTTTTCTGGATACGCCGGGGGTGCAGATACCGAAAAATGCGCTGGGCGAAACGATGCTTAAGCTTTCGCGCGAGGCGCTGGACGGGGTGGATCTCTGCCTTTTTGTGACCGATGTGTCTTCCCGCATCGGTCCCCTGGATCGCCAGATCCTGGAACGCCTAAAAACGCTCGATACTCTTCCGCTGGTATTATTGCTCAATAAAACGGATCTTTCTCCGGCGGAAACGGTGGAAGCGGAAAAGCGCCGATACGAAGAACTGGATCTTTTTCGCGCCGTTTTGCCGATTTCCGCCAAGGAGCAGACGGATATGGACGAGCTGCTCGATCTTATCTACCGCCTTCTTCCCGAAGGCCCGCAGTATTTTCCGGACGATATGGTAACGGATCGATCCGAACGCTTTATCATTACAGAGATCATTCGTGAAAAGTGCCTCTATCACATGCAGGAAGAAATTCCGCATGGCATTCATGTGGGCATGGATGCCATGAAAAAGAGACCGGATCGTGAGCTCTATGATATTTACGCCACCATTTATTGCGAAAAACCTTCCCATAAGGGCATGGTGATTGGCAAAGGCGGAACGAAGCTTGGCCGAATCGGTCGCGAAGCGCGCAAGGATATTGAGGCGCTCTTGGACTGCCCGGTGAATTTGAAGCTTTGGGTCAAAGTGGACAAAAACTGGCGCAAAAACAAACAGAAGGTCGACCGCCTGGGCTTTGATTGA
- the recO gene encoding DNA repair protein RecO: MDEDKSLQGIVLQAYDVRESSRMIDLFTRERGKVSVLVRGAKRNKSRFLNLSAPYVEGQFHLIFGRTTNYLKEGAITDAHLGLRRSLPQLTTARFGTEALLGVLVDGEEENLFLLYQAFLKAIEEGNPAQLSHGIGAFLLKLCSFSGFRPRVSTCVYGGEALVGDRFFFDAEAGGIACALHAPSVGADVLSGEEYAAIVHYLRLPLRVIMDAHDFSSADARRLARVCFRYYATHTGRHTLGTLSMMEELHLL; encoded by the coding sequence ATGGACGAGGATAAAAGCTTACAAGGAATTGTGCTGCAGGCCTACGATGTGCGCGAGTCGTCGCGCATGATTGACCTTTTTACACGGGAACGCGGCAAAGTCTCTGTTCTGGTGCGTGGGGCTAAACGCAATAAAAGCCGATTTTTAAATCTTTCCGCGCCCTATGTGGAAGGACAGTTTCACCTGATTTTCGGACGAACCACAAACTATCTGAAGGAAGGCGCCATTACCGATGCGCACCTGGGCTTGCGCCGTTCTCTTCCGCAGCTGACAACGGCGCGCTTCGGCACCGAGGCGCTGCTGGGCGTTTTGGTGGACGGGGAAGAAGAGAATTTGTTTTTACTGTACCAGGCCTTTCTCAAAGCGATCGAAGAGGGAAATCCGGCGCAGCTTTCGCATGGAATCGGCGCCTTTCTCTTAAAACTGTGTAGCTTTTCCGGCTTCCGGCCACGCGTGTCCACCTGTGTGTACGGTGGGGAAGCGCTTGTTGGTGACCGGTTCTTTTTCGATGCCGAAGCAGGCGGAATTGCATGCGCCCTGCATGCTCCGTCGGTGGGAGCGGACGTGCTCTCCGGAGAGGAATACGCCGCGATTGTCCATTATCTCCGCCTTCCGCTTCGTGTTATAATGGACGCGCATGATTTTTCGTCTGCGGATGCCCGGCGTTTGGCCAGGGTCTGTTTTCGTTACTATGCGACGCATACAGGCCGGCATACTCTGGGTACCTTATCGATGATGGAGGAACTCCATCTTCTGTAA
- the glyS gene encoding glycine--tRNA ligase subunit beta, producing the protein MTTYLLELGVEEFPSRYIASTKQQLKQNVLDGLVTAGLSVTDARVQSTPRRFALWLEDIQAKESAAEEVVRGPSKQAAFDNEGQPTKALLGFLRSKGLSLSDTFIENKGKSEYVFARLKKEAISIEKTLPTIIAEAVRKISNPRAMRWGGKNLRFLRPIRWIVSLLEDQVLPIDLEGIPVGNHTNGHRFLGQKNFVIESVHTYESQLEENYVIIDESKRRDRILRGLNRLAREKGGVPMQNAELLEEVVNIVEYPTVFRGDVPREYLTLPPEVIITPMMDHQRYFPVVDDENHLLPYFLSVRNGNEVGLQNVIEGNQKVLIPRLEDAKFFYQQDQARPLEELVPKLDELVFHEQLGTMREKTERLESLGVSLAKLLVCGPSIQQNIARAAHLCKADLVTKMVVEFTELQGTMGRIYATENGEVLAVAKAIEEHYLPRQSGGELPQTTAGMVLSLADKLDTLAGLFAIDVNVTGSQDPFGLRRAVIGILDILQKNSLHLSMTDALRDALLLYVEQKGLVFDYDDVISRISDFFRGRLRTKLQEQGIRYDVADAVLATEDNDYLRLMQKAAAVQALTEKDPENELITGFVRIESMAEHAESTAVDADCLQEEDQKLFASLYRAEEIRAELQKDHYEEALALFREWMPILHEYLDATMILVDDARLKASRLGMLAQVNDLIHEILIARRIVRED; encoded by the coding sequence ATGACAACGTATCTATTGGAATTAGGCGTGGAAGAGTTTCCTTCGCGCTATATAGCCTCGACGAAACAACAGCTTAAGCAAAATGTTTTGGACGGCTTAGTTACTGCCGGACTTTCCGTTACGGACGCACGTGTACAATCCACACCGCGGCGTTTTGCCCTTTGGTTGGAGGATATTCAGGCCAAGGAAAGCGCAGCGGAAGAAGTGGTTCGCGGCCCCTCCAAACAGGCGGCATTTGACAACGAAGGACAGCCGACAAAGGCCTTGCTCGGCTTTCTACGCTCCAAGGGTCTTTCTCTTTCGGATACCTTTATCGAAAACAAAGGCAAAAGCGAGTATGTCTTTGCGCGCCTGAAAAAAGAAGCCATTTCCATTGAAAAAACATTGCCGACCATTATTGCGGAAGCGGTTCGGAAAATTTCCAATCCTCGCGCCATGCGTTGGGGCGGCAAGAATCTGCGTTTCCTGCGTCCTATCCGTTGGATTGTTTCGCTGTTGGAGGATCAGGTCTTGCCGATCGATCTGGAAGGCATTCCCGTGGGAAACCATACAAATGGCCATCGCTTCCTCGGACAAAAGAATTTCGTAATCGAGAGCGTGCATACGTATGAATCCCAACTGGAAGAAAATTATGTAATCATTGACGAAAGCAAGCGCCGTGATCGCATTTTACGCGGCTTGAATCGCCTCGCCCGCGAAAAAGGTGGCGTGCCCATGCAAAATGCCGAGCTGTTGGAAGAAGTGGTGAATATCGTCGAGTATCCGACGGTCTTCCGTGGAGACGTGCCGCGTGAATATTTGACGCTTCCGCCGGAAGTGATCATTACCCCGATGATGGATCATCAGCGCTATTTTCCGGTGGTGGATGACGAAAACCATCTGTTACCGTATTTTCTTTCCGTGCGCAATGGGAATGAAGTGGGATTGCAAAATGTCATTGAAGGCAATCAAAAAGTGCTCATTCCGCGCTTGGAAGATGCCAAGTTCTTTTATCAACAGGATCAGGCGCGTCCGCTCGAAGAGTTAGTTCCGAAGCTGGATGAATTGGTATTTCATGAACAGCTGGGAACCATGCGCGAGAAAACCGAACGCCTGGAATCGCTTGGCGTTTCTCTGGCGAAGCTATTGGTCTGCGGGCCGTCGATTCAGCAGAATATCGCGCGTGCGGCGCATCTGTGCAAGGCGGATTTAGTCACGAAGATGGTCGTGGAGTTTACGGAACTGCAGGGCACCATGGGGCGCATTTATGCCACCGAAAATGGCGAAGTACTCGCCGTTGCCAAAGCGATTGAAGAGCACTATTTGCCGCGACAGTCCGGCGGAGAACTTCCACAGACGACGGCGGGCATGGTGCTTTCCTTGGCCGACAAGCTGGATACGCTGGCCGGTCTCTTTGCGATCGACGTCAACGTGACGGGCTCACAGGATCCCTTCGGCTTGCGTCGTGCCGTCATCGGCATCCTGGATATTCTGCAGAAGAATTCGCTGCATCTGTCGATGACCGATGCTCTGCGTGATGCGCTGTTGCTCTATGTGGAACAAAAGGGGCTGGTTTTTGATTATGACGATGTGATTTCCCGCATCAGCGACTTTTTCCGCGGCCGTTTGCGCACGAAATTGCAAGAACAGGGCATACGCTACGATGTGGCGGATGCCGTGTTGGCCACCGAGGACAATGATTATCTGCGCTTAATGCAGAAGGCGGCGGCCGTACAGGCGCTAACGGAGAAAGACCCCGAAAATGAGCTCATCACCGGTTTTGTTCGCATCGAGAGCATGGCGGAGCATGCCGAATCGACCGCAGTGGATGCGGACTGTTTACAGGAGGAAGATCAGAAGCTGTTTGCCTCCTTGTATCGAGCGGAGGAAATTCGCGCGGAATTACAGAAAGACCACTATGAAGAGGCGTTGGCGCTTTTCCGGGAATGGATGCCGATCCTTCATGAGTATCTGGATGCGACCATGATTCTGGTGGATGATGCCAGGTTAAAAGCGTCGCGATTGGGCATGCTGGCACAGGTAAATGACCTG